A window of Polaribacter litorisediminis contains these coding sequences:
- a CDS encoding glucoamylase family protein codes for MKSVHNIYFLLLLLIVTISCKNNEELKKETPLFDRERSHKKDFLTIDTHRLDELTDDQFLERIQFDYTKNCLTNKDSIAIVENDGYRINLFSVAIKNGWISRERGAKEVLQYLKVYQNAKTAQGIFPRSFHRITGEKIKGKTYGNFGQPYDVVGTAFFATSIQFTVRQFFDKDNPIENEIRELCNSICDRINWNFAYNTDRKCFTWFKNGEDGKQFDGKDLVGEMDETFFLQLLVLGSKNWNYGTEAYKNYVSKIFVDEQYGYRYFSTKQYDYKNSKQFTGITVNNPEILKLDNYPTAKLGYLVQSHIWFDLKGYGDSIGNINNMDYFEGTQKAIKAQIRYAQINPGKNKLYGDVWGFYDTYSPISKKWMVTGLPAEGDFDEGTISISAVMSAIPFAPKESIKCLRILYNEFKNEGIYNEKGFVMSVNTNTRELAKKPDTFFQPINVLSIENYRSNMLWELAKKAPEYKASFKAAGLKPIK; via the coding sequence ATGAAGTCAGTTCATAACATCTATTTTCTATTATTACTACTAATCGTAACCATTAGTTGTAAAAATAATGAGGAACTAAAAAAAGAGACTCCGCTTTTTGATAGGGAACGCTCTCATAAAAAAGACTTTTTAACCATCGATACACATCGTTTAGATGAACTAACGGATGATCAATTTTTAGAACGTATTCAATTTGATTACACCAAAAATTGCCTTACAAATAAAGATTCAATTGCTATTGTAGAAAATGATGGTTACAGAATTAATCTTTTTTCTGTAGCTATAAAAAATGGTTGGATTTCTAGAGAACGAGGTGCAAAAGAGGTCTTGCAATACCTTAAAGTATATCAAAACGCTAAAACGGCACAAGGTATTTTTCCGCGATCTTTTCATAGAATTACAGGTGAAAAGATTAAAGGCAAAACCTATGGTAATTTTGGACAACCCTATGATGTGGTTGGCACGGCATTTTTTGCAACCTCCATACAATTTACGGTAAGACAATTTTTTGATAAAGACAATCCTATTGAAAATGAAATCAGAGAACTCTGTAATTCAATATGTGATCGGATTAATTGGAATTTCGCATACAATACAGATAGAAAATGTTTTACCTGGTTTAAAAACGGGGAAGATGGTAAACAATTTGACGGAAAGGATTTGGTTGGTGAAATGGATGAAACCTTTTTCTTGCAATTACTCGTATTAGGGTCTAAAAACTGGAATTATGGCACCGAAGCTTATAAAAACTATGTTTCAAAAATATTTGTTGATGAACAATATGGATACCGATATTTCTCTACAAAACAATACGATTATAAAAATTCAAAACAGTTTACAGGAATTACAGTCAATAATCCAGAAATACTAAAATTAGACAATTATCCTACGGCTAAATTGGGCTATTTGGTACAGTCTCATATTTGGTTTGATTTAAAGGGATATGGAGATTCTATAGGTAACATAAATAATATGGATTATTTTGAAGGCACGCAAAAGGCCATTAAAGCGCAAATAAGGTATGCACAAATCAACCCCGGAAAAAATAAATTGTATGGAGATGTTTGGGGGTTTTACGATACGTATTCTCCGATCTCAAAAAAATGGATGGTAACCGGATTACCTGCGGAAGGCGATTTTGATGAAGGCACAATTTCTATATCTGCTGTTATGAGCGCCATTCCGTTTGCTCCAAAAGAATCCATAAAATGTTTACGAATTTTATATAACGAATTCAAAAACGAAGGAATTTATAATGAAAAAGGGTTTGTAATGAGCGTAAATACCAACACAAGGGAATTAGCCAAAAAACCAGATACTTTTTTCCAACCAATTAATGTATTGTCTATAGAGAATTATCGTTCTAATATGTTATGGGAACTAGCAAAAAAAGCACCTGAATACAAAGCATCTTTTAAAGCAGCTGGTTTAAAACCTATTAAATAA